From a region of the Vulpes vulpes isolate BD-2025 unplaced genomic scaffold, VulVul3 u000000814, whole genome shotgun sequence genome:
- the LOC112912031 gene encoding olfactory receptor 10AG1-like, with protein MLNLPFPQMKHQEKPPEDNLTELIEFVLLDFADVPHLQWLLFGLFLVIYIIIVMSNGIIFLITKLDPSLQTPMYFFLGNFSFLEICYVSVTLPRMLMNLWTQRRTISLVACASQMCCILVLGTTECFLLAVMAYDRYMAICNPLHYPLMMNHKTCIQLAAGSWISGIPVQIGQTVQIFTLPFCGSNLIDHFFCDIPPVLKLACGNTFGNEMMVYIVVVLIVTVPFLLILISYSKIISTILKLHSATSRAKAFSTCSSHLTVVVLFFGSAIITYLRPKASHSARIDKVLSLFYTVVTPLFNPLIYSLRNKEVITALRKLLCK; from the coding sequence ATGCTAAATTTACCCTTTCCACAGATGAAACACCAAGAAAAACCACCAGAAGATAATCTAACTGAACTGATAGAATTTGTTCTCTTGGACTTTGCTGATGTTCCCCATCTCCAGTGGCTTCTATTTGGACTGTTCTTAGTCATCTACATCATTATTGTGATGAGTAATGGCATCATATTTCTAATAACAAAACTGGACCCTTCTCTCCAGACCCCTATGTACTTTTTCCTAggcaatttttcctttttggaaatcTGCTATGTATCAGTTACTCTCCCCAGAATGCTCATGAACCTTTGGACCCAGAGAAGAACAATTTCTTTAGTTGCCTGTGCTAGCCAAATGTGCTGCATTCTTGTGCTGGGAACCACCGAATGTTTCCTTCTAGcagtgatggcctatgaccgctacaTGGCCATTTGCAACCCTCTACACTACCCTTTAATGATGAACCACAAAACTTGTATTCAGCTGGCGGCTGGCTCCTGGATCAGTGGAATTCCAGTCCAGATAGGGCAGACAGTCCAGATTTTCACTCTGCCCTTTTGTGGCTCTAATTTAATTGACCACTTCTTCTGTGACATCCCCCCAGTACTCAAGCTTGCTTGTGGGAACACATTTGGGAATGAAATGATGGTCTACATAGTTGTCGTCTTGATTGTCACAGTTCCATTTCTGTTGATACTTATTTCCTATAGCAAAATCATCTCCACAATCCTTAAATTGCATTCGGCCACAAGTCGAGCCAAGGCCTTCTCCACCTGTTCATCTCATCTTACGGTTGTGGTGTTGTTCTTTGGATCAGCCATTATTACCTATTTAAGACCCAAAGCCAGTCACTCAGCAAGAATTGACAAAgtgctttctcttttctacaCAGTTGTGACTCCTCTGTTTAATCCTCTCATATACAGTCTAAGGAACAAGGAAGTCATAACAGCTTTGAGAAAATTGCTATGTAAATAA